A single genomic interval of Brevibacillus brevis harbors:
- a CDS encoding MFS transporter — MEMSTLATNNSLWKNRSFVRLWCGTLFSAMADGAFFILLNWYIVNAMGSGAILGTTLICLSIPRLLFMLAGGVAADRFNRKWIMFSSLLVRGIILACFSLLMLQGNGTWFPVSLYVMAALFGTVDAFFWPARSSILPSLVSREQLAPANSLMELCHQISLVAGPIITALFIGTVSYPIMFMILACTFFVGTLFVLSLHSHSNSKDTTSESTTDSKARSYFKDIVGGIRFTYSIPILAIILTTSLFTNMMFSGPVNMIIPIHVNDLGWDGSAFSSLITSLGVGMIVGGMLTGLFKGFRGKFMLLPVILGCMGVGISSYYFIEELSFGLVSHFLIGMALSMTNIPFITYIQSIVPANMLGRVMSLLSLMSVGFGPVSYALCSFLLAKNIATPGLLLFFGGIIFATISLTLFFFRSFRQMEQHPNWRKPAMEEERLPATLSS; from the coding sequence ATGGAGATGAGCACGCTGGCGACAAATAATTCCCTTTGGAAAAACCGATCGTTTGTCCGGTTATGGTGCGGCACTTTATTTTCGGCAATGGCTGACGGAGCTTTCTTCATCCTGCTCAACTGGTATATCGTGAATGCCATGGGCTCAGGAGCAATCCTCGGCACGACTTTGATTTGTCTGTCCATCCCCCGTCTCCTCTTTATGCTGGCAGGTGGGGTGGCTGCTGATCGCTTCAATCGAAAATGGATTATGTTTTCCTCCCTTTTGGTTAGGGGAATTATTTTAGCCTGCTTCAGTTTGCTTATGCTTCAAGGAAATGGCACCTGGTTCCCAGTGAGCCTGTACGTCATGGCAGCTTTATTCGGAACAGTCGATGCATTTTTTTGGCCAGCACGCAGCTCGATTCTGCCCTCTCTTGTCTCTCGAGAACAACTTGCGCCAGCTAACAGCTTAATGGAACTATGCCATCAGATTAGTTTGGTTGCCGGACCGATAATTACGGCCTTATTCATTGGAACCGTTAGTTACCCGATCATGTTTATGATCTTGGCATGCACCTTCTTCGTAGGAACACTCTTTGTACTCTCTCTCCATTCACACTCAAACAGCAAAGACACGACTTCAGAGTCTACAACAGATTCAAAGGCACGCTCATATTTCAAGGATATCGTCGGAGGAATTCGTTTTACGTATTCAATCCCGATCCTTGCGATTATTTTAACAACATCCCTATTCACCAACATGATGTTCTCCGGCCCAGTTAACATGATCATTCCCATTCATGTAAATGACCTCGGATGGGACGGGAGTGCTTTTAGTTCACTCATTACCTCACTCGGAGTCGGCATGATTGTCGGCGGTATGTTGACTGGATTGTTTAAAGGATTCCGTGGAAAATTTATGTTACTCCCTGTCATTCTCGGATGTATGGGAGTTGGAATCAGCTCGTATTATTTCATTGAGGAGCTTTCCTTTGGACTTGTCTCTCATTTTCTCATCGGAATGGCACTCAGTATGACGAATATTCCGTTTATCACCTATATTCAAAGTATCGTCCCTGCCAACATGCTCGGTCGTGTCATGTCATTGCTTTCCTTGATGTCCGTCGGCTTCGGGCCAGTCAGCTACGCACTGTGCTCCTTTCTTCTCGCCAAAAACATCGCAACACCGGGGCTTCTATTATTCTTTGGCGGTATCATATTTGCTACTATCAGCCTTACCCTGTTCTTTTTCCGCTCGTTCCGGCAAATGGAGCAGCATCCGAACTGGAGGAAACCCGCAATGGAAGAGGAGCGGCTTCCTGCAACCCTTTCTTCTTAG
- a CDS encoding transcriptional regulator, translated as MKRYVVVETLDQLKAVSDSLRLQIITMLVKEEYTGKQLATLLSLSPSKVHYHLKELESHGFVEVVRTEEKNGIVQKFYRAVAYDFKVSEDLLPSLREDSILLQETMLNHLRSSMNRLYNAPDESFMLFSDQEDRPPAIAVNSEVKAPRKEIVAWLNKYKALLEELSEMEDRYLERIAAGEAEDTVENFYMVTVGFMTNERFYVAEDDSLPDNYEHQQSEFKHFTGKIVVKKKKEENGDEHAGDK; from the coding sequence TTGAAACGATACGTAGTTGTGGAAACTTTGGATCAATTAAAAGCTGTCAGCGATTCCTTGCGCCTACAGATCATCACGATGCTGGTCAAGGAGGAGTACACAGGCAAGCAGCTCGCGACCCTTCTCTCCCTTTCTCCCTCTAAAGTGCATTATCACCTGAAGGAATTGGAAAGCCACGGCTTCGTTGAGGTCGTGCGTACGGAAGAAAAGAACGGGATCGTGCAAAAGTTTTATCGGGCTGTTGCTTACGATTTCAAGGTTAGTGAAGATTTGCTGCCCTCCCTGCGCGAAGACAGTATCCTGTTGCAGGAAACGATGCTAAATCACCTGCGCTCCAGTATGAATCGCCTCTATAACGCACCAGACGAGTCATTCATGCTCTTTTCGGATCAAGAGGATCGCCCTCCTGCCATTGCAGTTAACTCTGAAGTGAAAGCACCTCGGAAAGAAATAGTTGCTTGGCTCAATAAATATAAGGCTTTACTTGAGGAGCTGTCCGAAATGGAAGATCGCTACTTAGAGAGGATTGCTGCTGGAGAAGCGGAGGATACGGTTGAAAACTTTTACATGGTCACGGTCGGGTTCATGACGAATGAACGTTTCTACGTCGCAGAAGACGATTCCTTGCCAGATAACTACGAGCACCAACAGTCTGAATTCAAGCATTTCACCGGCAAGATTGTGGTGAAGAAAAAGAAGGAGGAAAATGGAGATGAGCACGCTGGCGACAAATAA
- the menC gene encoding o-succinylbenzoate synthase: MKIERIELQQLHMPLRFRFETSFGHTTIKELILVSVYGEGEVGHAESVAMSAPYYSEETTETAWHMMEKFMIPKLFTSVIETPEDVDRLFAPIRRNNMAKAALEGAIWDLYSKQKGISLAKALGGEKSVIDVGISIGIEPTVDQVLAKVERHLGEGYKKIKVKIKPGFDVEVIRAIRERFGEGVPLMADANSAYTMEHLDVMKELDQYGLMMIEQPLAHDDIIDHAKLQRELSTPICLDESIHNVDDARKAIELGSCGIINIKVGRVGGLTESKRIHDLCQAHDIPVWCGGMIESGVGRAHNIAITSLPNFTIPGDTAASSRYWEEDIVENGVELMAPGQLAVPDTPGIGYTLNQKAIGNYVIRTANFRP; this comes from the coding sequence TTGAAAATCGAACGAATTGAATTGCAGCAACTACACATGCCACTTCGTTTCCGTTTCGAAACGAGTTTTGGACATACGACCATCAAGGAGCTCATTCTGGTCAGTGTGTATGGAGAGGGAGAGGTCGGGCACGCGGAAAGTGTGGCAATGTCCGCCCCTTATTATAGTGAAGAAACGACAGAAACAGCATGGCACATGATGGAAAAGTTTATGATTCCGAAGCTGTTCACGAGTGTGATCGAGACCCCGGAGGATGTGGATCGGCTGTTTGCCCCCATTCGCCGCAATAACATGGCGAAGGCGGCTTTAGAAGGCGCAATCTGGGATCTCTACAGCAAGCAAAAAGGAATCTCTCTCGCCAAAGCATTAGGAGGAGAGAAATCTGTCATCGATGTAGGGATTAGCATCGGTATTGAACCGACTGTCGATCAGGTTTTGGCAAAAGTAGAGCGCCATCTTGGTGAGGGCTACAAGAAGATCAAGGTAAAGATCAAGCCGGGCTTTGACGTAGAGGTGATTCGAGCAATCCGCGAACGCTTTGGCGAGGGTGTCCCGCTGATGGCGGATGCAAACTCCGCTTACACGATGGAGCATTTGGATGTAATGAAGGAGCTGGATCAATATGGGCTGATGATGATCGAACAACCACTCGCCCATGACGACATTATTGATCATGCCAAGCTGCAAAGGGAGTTGTCCACTCCTATCTGCCTCGATGAAAGTATTCACAATGTGGATGATGCCAGAAAAGCGATAGAGTTAGGCAGTTGCGGCATTATTAATATCAAGGTGGGGAGGGTCGGTGGATTAACAGAGTCCAAACGCATTCACGACTTGTGTCAGGCACACGACATTCCGGTTTGGTGCGGAGGCATGATTGAGTCAGGTGTTGGCCGCGCACACAACATTGCGATTACGTCTTTGCCGAATTTTACGATCCCAGGTGATACTGCCGCCTCCAGCCGTTACTGGGAGGAAGACATCGTGGAGAATGGTGTAGAGCTGATGGCTCCCGGCCAATTGGCAGTTCCAGATACCCCGGGCATCGGTTATACCCTGAACCAAAAGGCGATCGGCAATTATGTGATTCGTACGGCAAACTTCCGGCCTTAA
- a CDS encoding MFS transporter: MAILQHPVFRRLYTAHIVHIIGNEFTFIAVVGLLHDLSGSGLSFAAGTVFRMIPYVFASFFAGTLVENWDKRRVMIVVNLLRGILVSLFFFITSATYLWVAFLLLILVNICSAFFQPAMQVAIVQSVEEKDRLAANSLLQGTTSFLIIVCQGVAAVLVYLFSYRYNFLLDAACYLLSLFILLPLPHIANSVTSNAAVPFMERLKEGFRYIGKHREIGSVISYQMAERVCGAYYIMLMYYVLTERGEGLYVFGLLDIPLGLGGVIAGIAVNKLSDNLSEKATWRVQGWALVAMGCSIIAVFHTKPLLGLAIAILFASTAQFSSSILSVTKLQRLSDPAYLARVFSIREMATMGSFSASCLILGFSAEQAGSAAVSVWLGFFGVAAGLLWLWSRRKLQRIVDVRIDSSA, translated from the coding sequence GTGGCGATCTTGCAACATCCCGTCTTTCGCCGTTTGTATACGGCCCACATTGTACACATCATCGGAAATGAATTTACATTTATTGCGGTCGTTGGACTTTTACATGATTTAAGTGGATCGGGTCTTTCTTTTGCGGCAGGGACTGTGTTTCGCATGATCCCTTATGTATTTGCCAGCTTTTTTGCAGGGACGCTTGTGGAGAATTGGGATAAACGGCGGGTCATGATTGTCGTCAATCTGCTTCGCGGCATTCTCGTCAGTTTGTTTTTCTTCATCACATCTGCGACCTACTTATGGGTGGCTTTTTTGTTATTGATTCTGGTCAATATTTGCAGTGCTTTTTTCCAACCAGCCATGCAAGTCGCGATCGTACAATCCGTGGAGGAAAAGGATAGACTGGCTGCCAATTCCCTTTTGCAGGGGACGACTTCGTTTCTTATTATTGTTTGCCAGGGTGTGGCAGCAGTTCTGGTTTACTTGTTCTCTTACCGTTACAACTTTTTGCTTGATGCCGCCTGTTATTTGTTGTCGCTATTCATCTTGCTTCCGCTCCCGCATATCGCCAACTCTGTTACATCGAATGCGGCTGTACCTTTTATGGAAAGGCTAAAAGAGGGCTTCCGTTACATCGGCAAACATCGCGAAATTGGCAGTGTGATCAGCTATCAGATGGCGGAACGGGTATGTGGCGCCTATTACATTATGCTGATGTACTATGTTCTTACGGAACGGGGAGAGGGCTTGTATGTATTTGGACTCTTGGATATTCCGCTGGGCCTCGGAGGTGTGATCGCTGGGATTGCCGTGAACAAGCTGTCTGACAACCTGAGCGAAAAAGCAACGTGGCGTGTCCAAGGATGGGCACTCGTAGCGATGGGATGCTCGATTATCGCCGTGTTTCATACGAAACCACTACTTGGACTGGCAATCGCTATCCTCTTTGCATCAACGGCTCAGTTTAGCTCATCGATATTGTCTGTGACAAAGCTTCAGCGACTGTCTGATCCTGCTTATTTGGCTCGCGTTTTTTCCATTCGGGAAATGGCGACCATGGGAAGCTTTTCTGCGAGCTGCTTGATTCTCGGTTTCAGTGCGGAGCAGGCCGGGAGTGCTGCTGTCTCCGTGTGGCTTGGTTTCTTTGGGGTTGCAGCAGGACTCCTGTGGCTTTGGAGCCGTCGCAAGTTGCAAAGGATCGTAGACGTCAGGATAGATTCCTCTGCTTAA
- a CDS encoding ABC transporter ATP-binding protein, which yields MKDILLSVNDLKTYFPISKGLFRNSDEMIKAVDGVSFQLRKGETLGLVGESGCGKSTTGRSIMRLIEPTGGTIEFEGQNILDMSAARFRPLRKRMQIVFQDPYASLNPRMTVQGALEEALGVKDPQMSVKERRDQVKELLQMVGLNTQYATRFPHEFSGGQRQRIGIARALAVEPSLIVADEPVSALDVSIQAQIVNLLQDLQQRLGLSYLFISHDLGVVRHISDRIAVMYLGRIVEIASKKDLFTRPLHPYTEALMSAVPKANPFRKKERIVLSGDVPSPANVPVGCAFHTRCSYATDVCRTVRPVATLASPQHYVACHLYGTEGMKYIENRTN from the coding sequence ATGAAGGATATCTTGTTATCGGTAAACGATTTAAAGACGTATTTTCCTATTAGTAAAGGACTGTTTCGCAATAGTGACGAAATGATCAAGGCAGTCGATGGAGTCTCTTTCCAGTTGCGAAAAGGCGAAACGCTTGGGTTGGTAGGAGAGAGCGGTTGTGGCAAGTCAACGACTGGTCGCAGCATCATGCGACTCATTGAGCCGACGGGTGGAACGATTGAATTTGAGGGGCAAAACATTTTGGATATGTCGGCTGCACGTTTTCGTCCACTCCGCAAACGAATGCAAATCGTGTTTCAGGACCCGTATGCTTCGTTAAATCCACGGATGACTGTGCAAGGGGCATTGGAGGAAGCGTTAGGCGTCAAAGATCCGCAGATGTCTGTGAAAGAAAGGCGCGATCAAGTAAAAGAACTGCTTCAGATGGTCGGACTGAATACTCAATACGCTACTCGTTTTCCTCATGAGTTTAGCGGAGGGCAGCGGCAGCGGATCGGGATCGCTCGCGCACTGGCGGTAGAACCTTCATTGATCGTAGCAGATGAGCCGGTTTCAGCACTTGACGTTTCCATTCAGGCGCAGATTGTGAATCTTTTGCAGGATTTGCAGCAACGTCTAGGCTTAAGCTATCTGTTTATTTCACACGATCTCGGTGTCGTTCGCCACATCAGCGACCGAATTGCGGTCATGTATCTCGGACGAATCGTCGAAATCGCCAGCAAAAAGGATTTGTTTACGCGACCGTTGCATCCGTACACGGAAGCGCTGATGTCAGCAGTTCCCAAAGCCAATCCGTTTCGGAAGAAGGAGCGAATCGTTCTTTCAGGGGATGTTCCCTCGCCAGCAAATGTTCCAGTTGGATGTGCGTTTCATACCAGGTGCTCATATGCTACGGATGTTTGCCGCACAGTGCGTCCTGTCGCTACACTTGCTTCGCCACAACATTATGTTGCTTGTCATTTATATGGAACAGAAGGGATGAAGTACATTGAAAATCGAACGAATTGA
- a CDS encoding ABC transporter ATP-binding protein produces MKEVLLEVVDLRLQFKTDKGELPALQGISFQLKKGETVALVGESGCGKSVTSLAIMGLLSRANAQMEGSIRFRDTLLNQLSASELRNIRGKDIAMIFQEPMTSLNPVHTIGRQLEEVYQLHTDLSKKERQAKAIEMLKKVGVPRAEDIMREYPHQLSGGMKQRVMIAMAMACNPDLLIADEPTTALDVTIQAQILELMNDLKENDHTSLLLITHDLGVVAEMADRVLVMYYGEIVEEADVASLFSHPKHPYTIGLLRCIPDLDEEEKVRLDPIEGSVPLLGEVTQGCAFRFRCSQAEERCYQEKPPLKATGTGTQAVRCWLYENKEMAV; encoded by the coding sequence ATGAAAGAGGTACTCTTGGAAGTAGTTGATTTACGCTTGCAGTTTAAGACGGATAAGGGCGAGCTGCCAGCGCTGCAAGGCATTTCTTTTCAACTGAAAAAAGGTGAGACGGTCGCGCTGGTAGGCGAGTCTGGCTGCGGAAAAAGCGTGACGTCCTTGGCAATCATGGGGCTCTTGTCCCGGGCGAATGCGCAGATGGAGGGAAGCATTCGGTTTCGTGATACCTTATTGAACCAGTTGAGTGCCAGTGAACTTCGCAACATTCGTGGAAAAGATATCGCGATGATTTTTCAGGAACCGATGACGTCACTCAATCCGGTCCATACGATCGGACGACAGCTGGAGGAAGTGTATCAGCTTCATACGGATTTATCGAAAAAGGAACGCCAAGCAAAAGCAATTGAGATGCTCAAAAAAGTGGGCGTGCCGCGGGCAGAAGACATCATGCGGGAATATCCCCATCAGCTATCAGGTGGGATGAAGCAGCGTGTCATGATTGCGATGGCGATGGCTTGCAACCCGGATTTACTGATCGCGGACGAGCCGACGACTGCACTGGATGTGACCATTCAAGCGCAAATTTTGGAACTGATGAACGATCTGAAGGAGAACGATCATACCTCCTTGCTACTCATTACGCATGACTTGGGAGTCGTCGCTGAAATGGCAGATCGTGTTCTTGTGATGTACTACGGGGAGATCGTAGAGGAAGCTGATGTCGCCAGTCTGTTTTCGCATCCGAAGCATCCGTATACGATTGGGCTTTTGCGCTGTATCCCCGATCTGGATGAGGAAGAGAAGGTTCGCCTCGATCCGATCGAAGGCAGTGTCCCGCTCCTGGGTGAAGTGACACAAGGGTGTGCATTCCGCTTCCGCTGCTCGCAGGCCGAGGAGCGATGTTACCAAGAAAAACCGCCGCTTAAGGCAACGGGCACAGGCACACAGGCCGTTCGATGCTGGCTGTACGAGAACAAGGAGATGGCGGTATGA
- a CDS encoding ABC transporter permease, translating into MVNSNRPESYWGGMGKRLRRNKTAMAGVVILIVFTLGSLLAPVIAPHPVEQMNFNSRLSAPSLTHLLGTDDFGRDIFSRLLHGGRISLLMGLITVVLSTLIGVTLGIIAGYYRRVDLFIMQGMDILMSLPALLLAIAVIAVLGPGLTNAMIAVVIAVIPSYVRVVRSAVLSIREKEYIEAVRALGIRDWQIMLKHVLPNILSPIIVLSTIQFGVSILAAAALSFLGLGAQPPMPEWGAMVFVGKAFLSQAWWMSIFPGLAIMLVVLDFNLLGDGLRDAFDPKTR; encoded by the coding sequence ATGGTGAACAGTAATCGTCCGGAGTCGTATTGGGGAGGGATGGGCAAACGGCTGAGACGCAATAAGACAGCAATGGCGGGTGTGGTCATCCTGATCGTCTTTACACTGGGTTCGCTTCTTGCTCCAGTCATTGCCCCTCATCCTGTCGAACAAATGAACTTTAACAGCCGATTAAGCGCTCCGAGTCTGACTCATCTTCTCGGAACGGATGATTTTGGCAGAGATATTTTTTCCCGTTTGTTGCACGGGGGGCGAATCTCCTTGCTGATGGGCTTGATAACGGTTGTGCTTTCTACCCTGATAGGTGTAACGCTCGGTATTATCGCTGGCTATTATCGTCGCGTGGATCTGTTTATCATGCAGGGCATGGATATTCTCATGTCACTTCCCGCACTGCTTCTGGCGATCGCTGTCATTGCGGTCTTGGGTCCCGGTTTAACGAATGCCATGATCGCGGTAGTCATTGCCGTTATTCCGTCTTATGTGCGGGTCGTTCGCTCTGCGGTCTTATCCATACGGGAAAAAGAGTACATTGAGGCTGTTCGCGCTCTGGGGATCAGGGATTGGCAGATTATGCTGAAACATGTTTTACCCAATATTCTCTCCCCAATCATCGTGCTTTCCACCATTCAATTCGGTGTGAGTATTTTGGCGGCAGCGGCCTTGAGCTTTCTCGGACTGGGTGCGCAACCGCCGATGCCAGAGTGGGGAGCCATGGTGTTTGTCGGCAAGGCATTCTTGAGTCAGGCCTGGTGGATGTCTATTTTTCCTGGATTGGCCATTATGCTGGTTGTCCTTGACTTCAATCTGTTAGGTGACGGATTACGGGATGCATTCGACCCGAAAACGAGGTAA
- a CDS encoding ABC transporter permease produces the protein MRRYVIKRLLSLVGTLLGVSVLIFLMVHLIPGDPATQILGQFATPEAISQMRAKLGLDQPLWQQYMRFVGNLFAGDLGTSLFTGEKVWDQIMNRFPITMQLAILSVIIAAIFGILLGTIAAVKQNTFVDRLVVLTSLLGISAPGFWIALFLIWIFAYKLALFPISGYEGVHSLLLPAITLGMAEAGMIARMTRSSMLEVIKQDYMRTAEAKGAALFRIIVSHGLPNAIIPVVTMLGLQFGSLMAGAVVVETVFSLQGIGSMAIEAISKRDMPTIQGMVFFMALIFALTNLIVDLIYSRIDPRIHFD, from the coding sequence ATGCGCCGATATGTAATAAAAAGATTACTTTCCCTGGTGGGGACACTGCTTGGCGTATCCGTCCTGATCTTCTTGATGGTGCACCTCATTCCGGGCGATCCCGCAACACAAATACTCGGACAGTTTGCAACACCAGAGGCCATCAGTCAAATGAGAGCGAAGCTAGGTCTTGATCAACCACTGTGGCAGCAATACATGCGGTTTGTCGGAAATCTGTTCGCTGGCGATTTGGGAACATCGTTATTCACTGGCGAAAAGGTATGGGATCAGATTATGAACCGTTTCCCAATTACCATGCAGCTTGCCATCCTTAGTGTCATTATTGCCGCAATATTCGGCATCTTGTTGGGCACGATTGCTGCCGTTAAGCAAAACACCTTCGTCGATCGACTTGTGGTGCTTACCTCGTTACTCGGTATTTCAGCACCCGGCTTCTGGATTGCCTTGTTTCTCATCTGGATTTTTGCTTACAAGCTGGCCTTGTTTCCGATTTCCGGCTATGAGGGGGTTCACTCCCTGCTACTGCCAGCGATCACCTTGGGTATGGCGGAAGCGGGGATGATCGCCCGTATGACCCGATCCAGCATGCTGGAAGTCATCAAGCAGGATTACATGCGGACAGCCGAGGCCAAGGGGGCGGCGCTTTTCCGAATCATAGTGAGCCACGGTCTGCCGAACGCCATAATTCCTGTTGTCACGATGTTAGGCTTGCAGTTCGGTTCGCTCATGGCTGGCGCTGTGGTGGTGGAAACCGTATTTTCTCTGCAAGGGATCGGCAGCATGGCGATTGAGGCGATCAGTAAACGGGATATGCCGACCATACAGGGCATGGTGTTTTTCATGGCGTTGATTTTTGCCTTAACCAATTTGATCGTGGATCTCATTTACAGCCGGATTGATCCGCGTATCCATTTCGACTAA
- a CDS encoding serine hydrolase domain-containing protein: MADWVQSFEEYAQKLLAEAKVTGTAVGLAEQGELRYFHGFGLADNTEDAKALTPDMVFGIGSVTKSFTCVAIMQLQDAGKLSVHDPVIKYLPELRTPNEAYTREMTIHHLMTHTAGFPPLDTLVGAMKRSIVEGEDIKSFSSGLEFDLDKAEEINTKEEFMAYIGKLNYEFLGAPGTEFSYSNDSYAMLGLIIERVSGISYEQFVQDHILVPAGMKNSAFLVEDLPEEAEVATLFTRKSPKDGGEVYRSPSWWDSPSMRAAGFLKSTIHDLLRYTEIFRTGGMVGENRLLSPESVQAMMTPHFSISPFQAYGYGLFVANCHDGTLVEHGGAIKGVAAQIFVLPERGLTGAVLMNTDGGPMADLMHGILNATNGRSPNTVPFQYPDYEISVDALATFTGEYRSSEGATVSVEIEENELVAKSNGTNIPLRSVGEDSFVMKRGETDMFIRFVRDEAGVVTRMGFGARQLIKVLAEKEQTV, translated from the coding sequence ATGGCGGATTGGGTTCAGTCGTTTGAGGAATACGCGCAAAAGCTGCTTGCAGAGGCAAAAGTAACAGGAACAGCAGTCGGATTGGCAGAGCAAGGAGAGCTGAGGTATTTCCATGGCTTCGGTTTGGCTGATAACACAGAGGATGCAAAAGCATTAACCCCTGATATGGTGTTTGGCATCGGTTCGGTGACCAAGTCTTTTACATGTGTGGCTATTATGCAGCTTCAGGACGCCGGAAAGCTATCCGTTCATGATCCGGTCATCAAGTATCTCCCAGAGCTACGCACACCTAATGAAGCTTATACTCGCGAGATGACCATCCATCATCTGATGACACATACCGCCGGCTTTCCCCCTTTGGATACATTAGTGGGTGCAATGAAAAGAAGTATAGTGGAGGGAGAGGACATAAAGTCCTTTAGCTCCGGTCTTGAGTTTGATCTCGATAAAGCGGAAGAGATCAATACAAAAGAAGAATTTATGGCCTACATTGGCAAGCTGAACTATGAGTTTCTAGGTGCGCCTGGAACGGAGTTTAGCTACTCCAACGACAGTTATGCCATGCTCGGTCTGATTATTGAACGAGTGAGCGGGATATCTTACGAGCAGTTTGTGCAGGATCATATTTTGGTGCCTGCCGGGATGAAAAACAGTGCCTTTCTCGTCGAGGATTTGCCAGAGGAAGCAGAGGTGGCTACGTTATTCACCCGAAAAAGCCCAAAAGATGGCGGTGAGGTATACCGTTCCCCTTCATGGTGGGATTCACCATCGATGCGTGCAGCTGGTTTTCTGAAATCGACGATTCACGATCTATTGCGTTACACGGAAATATTCAGAACGGGTGGAATGGTGGGCGAGAATCGCTTGCTCTCACCGGAGAGTGTGCAGGCCATGATGACACCTCATTTCTCGATTTCGCCGTTTCAAGCATACGGCTACGGATTGTTTGTAGCCAATTGCCATGATGGAACACTCGTCGAGCACGGTGGAGCGATCAAGGGAGTTGCGGCACAAATTTTTGTTTTACCGGAGCGGGGCCTGACAGGAGCCGTACTGATGAACACGGATGGCGGGCCAATGGCAGATTTGATGCATGGCATTTTAAACGCAACCAATGGGCGCTCTCCGAATACAGTGCCGTTCCAATATCCGGATTATGAAATTTCTGTAGATGCACTCGCTACATTTACAGGGGAGTACCGCTCGTCCGAAGGGGCTACTGTATCGGTAGAAATCGAAGAGAACGAGCTGGTAGCGAAGAGTAATGGAACGAATATTCCGCTTCGTTCAGTGGGAGAAGACAGCTTCGTCATGAAGCGGGGAGAAACGGATATGTTTATCCGCTTCGTCCGCGATGAGGCAGGAGTAGTTACGAGGATGGGCTTCGGGGCTCGTCAGCTGATAAAGGTCCTTGCCGAAAAAGAACAAACCGTATAA